One genomic window of Gracilinema caldarium DSM 7334 includes the following:
- a CDS encoding IS5 family transposase, with the protein MYKEKEQVPEFEDFYVPFGGHLREDNRWVRLAAIIPWEEIEAEYKKCFSKRIGRTAKTVRLALGSLLIKEKLQLTDEETVETIRENHYLQYFLGYESYKDEKPFDPSMMVHFRKRLGPDAIAQINELIAKRYQEQVEAESEKKQNKENQKDDHDHGNRGQLIIDATCVPQDIRHPHDVTLLDEARRKTEKIIDTLYEASELTIKPRTYRKQARIKYLNFIRGRRRTKKEIRRAIRTQLQYIRRNLRTINELQNKVPSTTLSAKQRRDLIVIHEVYRQQVQMYKGKTHSISGKIVSISQPHVRPIARGKAKAAFEFGAKLSASMTEHGMIFIDRLQWEPYNEQEDLPTQIEKYKRRCGRYPESVHADKIYRTRANRAYCEARGIRLSGPPLGRPIKETLENKKIVRQLRKIQRLDEAIRQAIEGGFGYMKRKFGLGTIYEKLRETSETAIMVCVLLTNCEKILRDLFMRFLFLLGFKPHKSYLKVLVY; encoded by the coding sequence ATGTATAAGGAAAAGGAACAGGTACCTGAGTTTGAAGACTTTTATGTACCCTTCGGAGGACATTTACGAGAAGATAATCGATGGGTACGATTAGCCGCAATTATTCCATGGGAAGAGATAGAAGCTGAATATAAAAAATGTTTTTCAAAACGAATTGGAAGAACAGCCAAGACCGTACGGCTCGCCTTGGGATCATTATTGATAAAAGAGAAATTACAATTAACAGATGAAGAAACGGTAGAAACAATACGAGAGAACCATTACCTGCAATATTTTTTAGGATATGAATCTTACAAAGATGAAAAACCCTTTGATCCAAGCATGATGGTTCATTTTCGAAAACGGCTTGGACCTGATGCAATAGCACAGATAAATGAGTTGATAGCGAAACGGTATCAAGAACAGGTAGAAGCAGAATCTGAAAAAAAACAGAACAAAGAAAACCAAAAGGATGACCATGATCATGGAAATCGAGGGCAACTCATTATAGATGCCACGTGCGTCCCCCAGGATATCCGGCATCCCCATGATGTCACTTTATTGGATGAAGCGCGAAGGAAAACAGAAAAGATAATTGATACGTTATATGAAGCGAGTGAGCTCACCATAAAACCACGAACCTATAGAAAACAGGCCCGTATCAAATATCTCAATTTTATACGAGGGCGACGAAGAACAAAAAAAGAAATACGCAGAGCGATTCGGACCCAACTCCAATACATACGACGTAATTTACGGACTATCAATGAATTACAAAACAAGGTTCCCAGTACAACGTTGAGTGCAAAACAGCGACGTGATCTTATCGTGATACATGAGGTTTACCGGCAACAGGTACAGATGTATAAGGGAAAGACCCATTCGATATCGGGAAAAATCGTCAGTATCAGTCAACCCCATGTACGACCAATAGCCCGAGGTAAAGCAAAAGCGGCCTTTGAATTCGGAGCAAAACTATCAGCATCGATGACCGAACACGGGATGATTTTTATAGATCGATTACAATGGGAACCCTATAACGAACAAGAAGATTTGCCAACACAAATAGAAAAATATAAGAGGCGATGTGGTCGATATCCGGAATCGGTGCATGCCGATAAAATATATCGGACACGAGCAAACCGAGCCTATTGTGAAGCTCGAGGAATACGATTGTCTGGACCACCCTTAGGCAGACCGATTAAAGAAACATTAGAGAATAAAAAGATAGTACGACAGCTACGAAAGATTCAAAGACTTGACGAAGCCATTCGACAAGCGATTGAAGGTGGCTTTGGATATATGAAACGAAAGTTTGGTCTTGGTACAATCTATGAAAAATTACGCGAAACTAGTGAAACAGCAATCATGGTATGTGTATTGCTGACCAACTGTGAAAAGATCCTGAGGGATCTTTTTATGCGCTTTTTATTTTTACTTGGTTTTAAACCTCATAAATCATATTTGAAAGTTTTAGTATACTAA